One Acidobacteriota bacterium DNA segment encodes these proteins:
- a CDS encoding type II toxin-antitoxin system HicB family antitoxin gives MKTYTAIIEKCSDTGLYVGYIPGFPGAHSQGETLDELNLNLREVVEMLLEDGEPQLATEFIGTQNLLVA, from the coding sequence ATGAAAACTTATACGGCCATCATCGAGAAATGCTCCGACACCGGGTTGTATGTCGGCTATATCCCCGGCTTCCCAGGCGCGCACTCACAAGGCGAAACCCTTGATGAACTCAATCTGAATCTGCGCGAAGTGGTCGAGATGTTGCTGGAAGACGGTGAACCACAACTGGCAACCGAGTTCATCGGCACACAAAATTTGCTAGTGGCCTAA
- a CDS encoding 1-acyl-sn-glycerol-3-phosphate acyltransferase, with translation MLLKFIKLALYPLFRIFFAVEYHGVENVPPHGAVILAGNHPSYLDPLLVLLAVERPIQFMAWDLLFKLPVLGQLIRALGAFPVDLRKGKGEAAFQQALRVLNSGDALGIFPEGQRSEAGPMGELRTGVARLAIESGAPIVPITIGGASRAWPKWKLLPKPAKLVVRFHAPLQLNAAECAARRADKEFHQQVMQQVAARINRSLRPALQVAAHIERWYAQPPSNIRTYEWAPLLAAFIAVLVAWRRGTLYAHSFDILLPVACYYIYLAADLTLIKPARPAKWLRNSMPIWLILLWHYPLTRAIVTPAGERNAWLALAALAAFFPFFYEDYFALQKFVRGLVVSYYFSLALLLAWPHPLGTLTAVLSFIVLFCWRNRVVFYRWTVLIGLAVLAIAIALTAASRLSLLAFVALAVAVLAYLQTFTSIAYDIRRAGNVSLDGPTGKMGEGTN, from the coding sequence TCGTATCTCGATCCGCTGCTCGTGTTGTTGGCGGTCGAACGTCCGATCCAGTTCATGGCGTGGGATTTGCTTTTCAAGCTTCCCGTGCTGGGACAGCTCATTCGCGCGCTCGGCGCCTTCCCCGTGGATTTGCGCAAAGGCAAAGGCGAGGCCGCTTTCCAGCAAGCCTTGCGCGTGTTGAACAGCGGCGACGCGCTGGGCATCTTCCCCGAAGGCCAACGTAGTGAAGCGGGGCCGATGGGCGAATTGCGCACCGGGGTCGCGCGGCTGGCCATTGAATCGGGCGCGCCCATCGTGCCGATCACTATTGGCGGGGCTTCGCGCGCCTGGCCGAAGTGGAAGCTGCTGCCCAAACCCGCCAAGCTGGTCGTGCGCTTTCACGCGCCCCTGCAACTGAACGCCGCCGAATGCGCCGCGCGACGCGCCGACAAAGAGTTTCATCAGCAAGTGATGCAGCAGGTTGCCGCGCGCATCAACCGCTCGCTGCGCCCTGCACTGCAAGTCGCCGCACACATCGAACGCTGGTACGCGCAACCGCCCTCGAACATCCGCACATATGAATGGGCGCCGCTGCTGGCCGCGTTCATCGCCGTGTTGGTCGCCTGGCGGCGCGGCACGTTGTATGCACACAGCTTCGACATTCTGTTGCCGGTCGCGTGTTATTACATTTATCTGGCGGCGGATCTGACGCTGATCAAACCAGCGCGGCCGGCGAAGTGGTTGCGTAATTCGATGCCCATCTGGCTGATTTTGCTTTGGCATTATCCGCTCACACGCGCCATCGTCACGCCCGCAGGCGAACGTAACGCCTGGCTCGCGCTGGCGGCGCTGGCGGCCTTCTTCCCTTTCTTTTACGAAGACTATTTCGCGCTGCAAAAGTTCGTGCGCGGCTTGGTGGTCAGTTACTACTTTTCGCTGGCCTTGTTGCTGGCGTGGCCGCATCCGCTGGGCACGCTGACGGCGGTGCTGAGTTTCATCGTGCTCTTTTGCTGGCGTAACCGCGTGGTCTTTTACCGCTGGACGGTGTTGATTGGGTTGGCTGTGCTGGCCATCGCAATTGCGCTGACAGCGGCCTCGCGTCTGTCGTTGCTGGCCTTTGTGGCGCTGGCCGTCGCCGTGCTGGCCTATCTGCAAACCTTTACTTCGATTGCCTACGACATTCGCCGTGCGGGCAATGTCTCGCTTGACGGCCCGACAGGGAAAATGGGCGAAGGGACGAATTGA
- the sucB gene encoding 2-oxoglutarate dehydrogenase, E2 component, dihydrolipoamide succinyltransferase, translating into MPTDVVMPQMGESIAEGTIVKWLKKVGDTIGRDEPLLEVSTDKVDTEVPSPAAGVITEILHQEGETVAVNAVLARIGEAGAAPAEAPQAEPAAAAPVVPGKSEVGPAREEPLIGGAEPDAKPLAPPAIPAAPATPAAPPAAPPAAAPVSASAEEHGKVRSSPLVRNIAREHGVNLGQITGTGQGGRVTKDDILNFIAAGKTAAAPVAAPVAAAPTPTAPAPMAPPPAPVAAPSVPAFATGDRVTVEPMSNMRKRIAENMLTSRRTSAHVTTFFEADFTNIARLRERVKKQFEAQNGTKLTFLPFVIKATLDALKALPIINASVDGDSIAYKHDFNIGIAVALDWGLIVPVIKNADMLSITGLARASQDLANRARAKQLKPDEISGGTFSITNFGLYGGYTATPIINQPQVAILGLGGIHKKPWVVETPDGEALAIRHIGVLSLSFDHRIIDGAVGDQFLAHIKKTIETTDFSALL; encoded by the coding sequence ATGCCAACAGATGTCGTAATGCCCCAGATGGGCGAATCCATTGCTGAGGGAACAATCGTCAAATGGTTGAAGAAAGTCGGCGATACCATCGGGCGCGATGAACCGTTGCTCGAAGTTTCGACCGACAAGGTGGACACCGAAGTCCCTTCGCCCGCCGCCGGTGTGATTACCGAAATTCTGCATCAGGAAGGTGAGACCGTGGCGGTGAATGCCGTCCTGGCGCGTATCGGGGAAGCTGGCGCGGCTCCGGCAGAAGCGCCGCAGGCAGAACCGGCAGCGGCTGCGCCCGTAGTGCCCGGCAAGTCCGAGGTTGGCCCAGCCCGCGAAGAGCCGCTAATTGGCGGTGCGGAACCTGACGCTAAACCTCTTGCCCCACCTGCTATACCAGCAGCACCAGCGACGCCGGCTGCGCCACCTGCCGCACCGCCTGCTGCTGCGCCAGTTTCAGCTTCGGCGGAAGAACACGGCAAAGTTCGCTCGTCCCCGTTGGTGCGTAACATCGCGCGCGAACACGGCGTGAACCTGGGGCAAATAACGGGCACTGGCCAGGGCGGACGGGTGACCAAAGATGACATTTTGAATTTCATCGCGGCTGGTAAAACAGCCGCCGCGCCGGTCGCCGCGCCGGTCGCAGCCGCGCCCACACCCACGGCACCTGCGCCAATGGCTCCGCCGCCTGCGCCTGTGGCCGCGCCTTCCGTGCCCGCGTTCGCAACGGGTGACCGCGTGACGGTCGAGCCGATGAGCAATATGCGCAAGCGTATCGCCGAGAACATGCTCACGAGCCGCCGTACCTCGGCGCATGTGACGACGTTCTTCGAGGCCGACTTCACGAACATTGCGCGCTTGCGCGAGCGCGTCAAAAAGCAATTCGAGGCGCAAAACGGCACCAAGCTCACCTTCCTGCCGTTCGTCATCAAGGCGACGCTGGACGCGCTCAAGGCGCTGCCCATCATCAACGCTTCGGTGGATGGCGACAGCATCGCGTACAAACATGATTTCAATATCGGCATCGCCGTCGCGTTGGATTGGGGCCTGATCGTGCCGGTCATCAAGAACGCCGACATGCTGAGCATCACAGGCCTGGCGCGCGCCTCGCAAGACCTGGCCAATCGCGCCCGCGCCAAACAACTCAAACCTGACGAGATCAGCGGCGGGACGTTCTCGATCACCAACTTCGGTTTGTATGGCGGCTACACGGCGACGCCGATCATCAATCAGCCGCAGGTGGCGATTCTGGGCTTGGGCGGCATTCACAAGAAACCGTGGGTGGTCGAAACCCCGGATGGCGAGGCGCTGGCGATTCGGCACATCGGCGTGCTGAGCCTGTCGTTCGATCATCGCATCATTGATGGCGCGGTGGGCGATCAGTTCCTCGCGCACATCAAGAAGACCATTGAGACGACTGATTTCTCGGCGTTGCTGTAA
- a CDS encoding PQQ-binding-like beta-propeller repeat protein, which translates to MLLRCCLILAFCISSLFAVSASDRWPQFRGPQSTGVADAKDEASLPDKWSTTENVVWKTDVPGTGWSSPIVWGGKIFLTSVVSTGPQEAVKKGLYFGGERPAPKDDHRWMVYCIDFKTGKTLWEREVFKAVPGFSRHLKNSYASETPVTDGERVYAMFGNVGVFCFDLNGKLLWQQKIEPKQTRFGWGTAASPVVYKDKLFMLNDNDESSYLTALDKLTGKELWRVDRGKGTNWATPYVWESGARTELIVPATKRVVSYDPNNGKELWWFGGMSSIAIPMPFTKFGLLYVASGYVGDQVRPVFAIKPGASGDISLKEGETSNQFVAWYQRQAGPYNPSPIIYGDIYYTLLDRGFFTAHDAKTGKEVYGRQRIDAEVPVGAFTSSPWAYNGKIFCLNEDGDTYVIQAGPEFKVIGKNSLDELCMATPAIVRDNLVIRTASKLYRIGKKG; encoded by the coding sequence ATGCTATTGCGCTGTTGCTTAATTCTCGCTTTTTGCATCTCGTCGCTATTCGCCGTTTCGGCCTCTGACCGTTGGCCCCAATTTCGCGGCCCGCAATCCACTGGCGTCGCCGATGCCAAAGACGAAGCCAGCCTGCCCGACAAGTGGAGTACGACTGAAAATGTCGTTTGGAAGACGGATGTGCCCGGCACCGGTTGGTCATCGCCGATTGTCTGGGGCGGCAAGATTTTTCTGACTTCGGTTGTGAGTACCGGGCCGCAGGAAGCCGTCAAGAAGGGCTTGTATTTTGGCGGCGAACGGCCCGCGCCCAAAGACGACCATCGCTGGATGGTCTATTGCATAGACTTCAAAACCGGCAAGACGCTGTGGGAGCGCGAAGTCTTCAAGGCCGTGCCCGGCTTCTCGCGCCATTTGAAAAACAGCTACGCCTCGGAAACGCCTGTGACCGATGGCGAGCGTGTGTATGCGATGTTCGGCAATGTCGGCGTTTTCTGTTTCGACCTGAACGGCAAGCTGCTCTGGCAACAAAAGATTGAGCCGAAGCAAACACGCTTTGGCTGGGGCACCGCCGCTTCGCCCGTGGTGTACAAAGACAAGCTGTTCATGCTGAACGATAACGACGAATCGTCCTATCTGACGGCGCTCGACAAGCTGACGGGTAAGGAACTCTGGCGCGTAGATCGGGGCAAAGGCACGAATTGGGCGACGCCATACGTGTGGGAATCAGGCGCGCGCACCGAACTGATTGTGCCCGCCACGAAGCGCGTGGTTTCCTACGACCCAAATAACGGCAAGGAACTGTGGTGGTTCGGCGGGATGTCTTCCATTGCGATCCCGATGCCGTTTACCAAGTTCGGTCTGCTCTATGTTGCGTCGGGTTATGTAGGCGATCAGGTGCGACCGGTCTTTGCTATCAAGCCCGGGGCGAGCGGCGACATTTCGTTGAAAGAAGGTGAGACCAGCAATCAGTTTGTCGCCTGGTATCAGCGCCAGGCGGGACCGTATAACCCGTCGCCGATTATTTACGGCGACATCTACTACACGCTATTGGATCGCGGGTTTTTCACCGCGCACGATGCCAAGACCGGCAAGGAAGTTTATGGCCGCCAACGCATTGACGCCGAAGTGCCGGTGGGTGCGTTCACTTCGTCGCCGTGGGCCTACAACGGCAAGATTTTCTGCTTGAATGAAGACGGCGATACCTATGTGATTCAGGCGGGGCCGGAGTTCAAAGTCATCGGCAAGAATTCGCTGGACGAACTCTGCATGGCGACGCCCGCGATTGTGCGCGACAACCTGGTGATTCGCACGGCGTCGAAACTGTATCGCATCGGGAAGAAAGGGTAG
- a CDS encoding ferredoxin has translation MAQPALQLAPVPAKFVENAPGRYSVNTECIDCDLCRQIAPANFVRETAQGHSYVAHQPEIAREEAQCREALEACPVEAIAVTC, from the coding sequence ATGGCTCAACCTGCGTTACAACTTGCTCCGGTACCCGCCAAATTCGTTGAGAACGCACCGGGCCGCTATTCCGTCAACACCGAATGCATTGATTGCGATCTGTGCCGTCAAATCGCGCCTGCCAACTTTGTACGCGAGACGGCGCAAGGGCATTCCTACGTTGCCCACCAACCTGAGATTGCGCGCGAAGAGGCGCAGTGTCGGGAAGCATTGGAGGCGTGTCCGGTGGAGGCGATTGCGGTGACTTGCTGA
- a CDS encoding PIN domain-containing protein, with product MALVTYLDTNCLIALADAEPRRKEKVLDLLDDRRRAFIYSPFTTLETLSLAIHYGKKVKEQVFRQYFNRCLFISDNLNLILQEAQRQAGNYGIASVDACHIAAAVVVSAAEFYTFEKPTKPMFRTREIKVFSLL from the coding sequence ATGGCGCTGGTAACTTATCTGGATACAAATTGCCTGATTGCGCTTGCCGATGCAGAGCCGCGCCGCAAAGAAAAGGTGCTTGATTTGTTGGATGATCGGCGAAGAGCTTTCATTTACAGCCCGTTCACCACGCTCGAAACGCTCTCACTTGCAATTCACTATGGCAAGAAGGTGAAGGAGCAAGTCTTCCGTCAATACTTTAATCGGTGCCTTTTCATCTCCGATAACCTGAACTTAATTTTGCAAGAAGCGCAGCGACAGGCTGGGAACTATGGCATTGCGAGTGTGGACGCCTGTCATATCGCTGCTGCCGTCGTCGTTTCGGCGGCTGAATTTTATACCTTTGAAAAACCGACCAAGCCGATGTTTCGCACGCGCGAGATCAAGGTCTTCTCGTTATTGTGA
- a CDS encoding cation:dicarboxylase symporter family transporter: MRKLSLTQQIFIGLVIGIVIGYLIHRSDRAPALQQQMAEAVSRLDAEPQTKADLLVAVNRADTPAKATELVEKVNKASLPTSVKEQVLASAKELEEAHKSKDNLIQWVRVLSRIFLSLIKMLIAPLIFSTLVVGIAGAGDMRKVGRIGVKAMIYFTCATLLALVIGLIAVNLTKPGKGINLPSEQSAEAKEIAANASKMTPQNHLVNIFPTSLIKSMADNDVLQIVVFSLIFAVALAGIGEKGRPMLQFCESLSETMFKFTNYVMKFAPWGVGAAIAVTVGGKGLWVLWNLAKLILTLYGALAAFILLVLVPVAFMIRLPFKRFFQLVEEPATLAFVTTSSESAFPKALENMERLGVPRRIVSFILPLGYSFNLDGSTLYLSLAAMFVAQAANIHLSVGQQITMLLTLMLSTKGIAAVPRASLVVLAGTLAQFGLPLEGIALILGVDEFMDMARTATNVVGNCLATAVVARWEGEFNDAGNELVAPVDVAAVKLH, from the coding sequence ATGCGTAAACTCTCGCTCACCCAACAGATTTTCATCGGACTCGTCATTGGCATTGTCATCGGCTACCTGATTCATCGTTCTGATCGCGCCCCTGCCTTGCAGCAACAGATGGCCGAAGCGGTCAGCCGTCTCGACGCCGAGCCACAAACCAAAGCGGATTTATTGGTGGCGGTCAATCGCGCCGACACACCCGCGAAGGCCACTGAGTTAGTCGAAAAGGTCAATAAAGCCAGCCTGCCCACGTCAGTCAAAGAGCAGGTGCTGGCTTCGGCCAAAGAGCTTGAAGAAGCCCACAAGAGCAAAGACAACCTGATTCAATGGGTGCGCGTTTTGAGTCGCATCTTTCTGAGCTTGATCAAAATGCTGATCGCGCCGCTGATTTTCTCGACATTGGTCGTGGGCATCGCGGGCGCGGGCGACATGCGCAAGGTTGGACGCATCGGCGTGAAAGCGATGATTTATTTTACCTGCGCGACGTTGCTGGCGCTGGTCATCGGTCTCATTGCGGTCAACCTCACCAAACCCGGGAAGGGCATCAATCTGCCCAGCGAACAAAGCGCCGAAGCCAAAGAAATCGCCGCGAATGCCAGCAAGATGACGCCGCAAAACCACCTCGTGAATATCTTTCCGACCAGCCTGATTAAATCTATGGCCGACAACGACGTGCTGCAAATCGTCGTCTTCAGCCTGATTTTTGCGGTGGCGTTGGCGGGCATCGGCGAAAAGGGCAGGCCGATGCTGCAATTTTGCGAATCGCTCTCTGAGACGATGTTCAAGTTCACCAATTACGTGATGAAATTCGCGCCGTGGGGGGTCGGCGCCGCCATCGCGGTCACGGTTGGCGGCAAAGGCTTGTGGGTTTTGTGGAATCTCGCCAAGCTGATCCTCACGCTCTATGGCGCGCTGGCCGCCTTCATCCTGCTGGTGCTGGTGCCGGTCGCCTTTATGATTCGCCTGCCCTTCAAGCGTTTCTTTCAACTGGTCGAAGAACCGGCGACGCTGGCGTTTGTGACAACTTCGAGCGAATCGGCGTTCCCCAAGGCGCTCGAAAACATGGAACGCCTGGGCGTGCCGCGCCGCATCGTGAGTTTCATTTTGCCGTTGGGCTATAGCTTTAACCTGGATGGCTCGACGTTGTACCTCTCGCTGGCCGCGATGTTCGTCGCGCAGGCGGCCAACATACATCTTTCGGTCGGCCAGCAAATCACAATGTTGCTGACGCTGATGCTCTCGACCAAAGGCATCGCCGCCGTCCCGCGCGCCTCGCTGGTCGTGCTGGCCGGGACTCTCGCGCAATTCGGCCTGCCGCTCGAAGGCATCGCGTTGATCTTGGGCGTAGACGAATTTATGGACATGGCGCGCACGGCGACGAATGTGGTCGGCAATTGCCTGGCAACGGCGGTGGTGGCGCGTTGGGAAGGCGAGTTTAACGACGCTGGAAATGAGCTTGTCGCGCCCGTGGATGTGGCCGCAGTCAAGTTGCATTAA
- the lipB gene encoding lipoyl(octanoyl) transferase LipB: protein MRSCEARYLGRVSYTEALALQQTLHEARKRDEAPDTLLLVEHPPVITLGRGANKANVLADEATRQRFGVELFETGRGGDVTYHGPGQLVGYPIMNLAPDRQDVRRYVQDLQEVLVRTARDFGVAAEPRGGAFVGVWVGKEKLAAIGIRISRWVTLHGFAFNVTTDLSYFQLIVPCGIKSHGADGGHGVTSLQQLTGKQFALQEVAASVTTHFGEVFNRSMFVAGISRN from the coding sequence ATGCGAAGTTGTGAAGCGCGTTATCTAGGGCGAGTGAGTTACACCGAAGCTTTGGCGTTGCAGCAAACCTTGCACGAGGCGCGCAAACGCGACGAGGCGCCCGACACGCTTTTACTGGTCGAACATCCACCCGTCATCACACTCGGACGCGGAGCCAACAAAGCGAATGTGCTGGCTGATGAAGCCACGCGGCAACGGTTCGGCGTCGAACTCTTTGAAACCGGGCGCGGCGGCGATGTGACTTATCACGGCCCCGGTCAGTTGGTCGGCTATCCGATCATGAACCTCGCGCCCGACCGGCAGGATGTGCGGCGTTACGTGCAAGACCTGCAAGAAGTCCTGGTCAGAACCGCGCGTGATTTTGGCGTAGCAGCGGAACCGCGCGGCGGCGCATTCGTCGGCGTTTGGGTCGGCAAGGAAAAGCTCGCGGCCATTGGCATTCGCATTTCGCGTTGGGTCACGCTGCACGGCTTCGCCTTCAACGTGACGACAGATTTAAGCTACTTTCAATTGATCGTGCCGTGCGGGATCAAATCACATGGGGCTGATGGCGGACACGGCGTGACATCACTCCAACAACTCACCGGCAAGCAGTTCGCATTACAGGAAGTCGCCGCCAGCGTCACCACGCATTTCGGCGAAGTATTCAACCGCTCTATGTTCGTTGCGGGCATTTCACGCAACTGA
- a CDS encoding DPP IV N-terminal domain-containing protein yields MKNKLELNRRLALALLLGLLPLAAIAQDRLKMMPGYEQYQKMSREIPGSVKSGAVQATWKDGGKALEYRKDGKALRYDIATKQVSEATGPATNDGPQGRGRFGAGGPERGRQFDAANSPDGKLKAFYRNNNLWLSAPDGAKDGANEQAITTEGNAQKRIKFGSASWVYGEELNQNTAMWWSPDGTKLAFYRFDESTVPDYFLQLDQTKLQSKMDIEAYPKAGVANPIVALYVYDIASKKTVEVDVRDGKPFENGVVGHYVYAIEWSPDGSELLFNRTNRRQNILEFTAANPTTGRCRVIVREEWPASWVENHPEHRFLKDGKRFIWESERTGWKNYYLYDLGGKLLATLTNHQFETARSALLDEANNALFYTARSGDNPNKLQLHRVGLDGKGDKRLTDPSLNHTVSIAPDGQHFVDVAQTHAIPPVTRLLDAEGKVIEDLGQSDLSKFNQLGLKKNEVFKFKAADGVTDLYGILSFPSNFDPSKKYPLLVSVYAGPATNGANENFAPPMPMVEYGFLIARLDSRSAAGRGKRFLDSIYGKLGTVEIDDQAAGVKALAERAYVDRNRVGIFGTSYGGYASAMAILRHPDVFAAASASSPVTAWNHYDSIYTERYMWIPQENKEGYEAGSAMNYADKLKGRLMLYYGTADNNVHPNNSMQLIAALQRAGKSFDVQVGPDRGHSGINTERMMEFFIENLVLKTAQP; encoded by the coding sequence ATGAAAAACAAACTTGAATTGAACCGGCGCTTAGCCCTGGCGCTTTTGCTGGGGCTGCTTCCGCTGGCCGCGATTGCACAAGACCGGCTCAAAATGATGCCGGGTTACGAGCAGTACCAGAAGATGAGCCGCGAGATTCCCGGCTCAGTCAAATCCGGCGCGGTGCAAGCGACCTGGAAAGACGGCGGCAAGGCGCTGGAATACCGCAAGGATGGCAAGGCGCTGCGCTACGACATCGCAACGAAGCAGGTTTCTGAAGCGACTGGCCCCGCGACCAACGACGGCCCACAAGGCCGGGGCAGGTTTGGCGCAGGTGGCCCGGAGCGTGGCCGCCAATTCGATGCGGCCAATTCACCTGATGGCAAGCTCAAGGCGTTTTACCGCAATAACAATCTGTGGCTGAGCGCGCCAGATGGCGCGAAGGATGGCGCGAATGAGCAGGCGATCACGACCGAAGGCAATGCGCAGAAGCGGATCAAATTCGGCTCGGCCAGTTGGGTCTACGGCGAAGAGCTGAACCAGAACACCGCCATGTGGTGGTCGCCGGACGGCACGAAGCTGGCGTTTTATCGTTTCGACGAGAGCACCGTGCCCGATTACTTCTTGCAACTCGATCAAACCAAGCTGCAAAGCAAGATGGACATCGAGGCGTATCCCAAAGCCGGCGTCGCCAACCCGATTGTCGCGCTTTATGTGTATGACATCGCGTCCAAGAAAACCGTGGAGGTGGACGTGCGTGATGGCAAGCCCTTTGAGAATGGCGTGGTTGGTCATTATGTTTACGCCATTGAATGGTCGCCCGATGGCAGCGAGTTGCTGTTTAACCGCACCAATCGCCGCCAGAACATTCTCGAATTCACCGCCGCCAATCCAACGACGGGCAGGTGCCGCGTGATCGTGCGCGAAGAATGGCCCGCCAGTTGGGTCGAAAATCACCCCGAACATCGTTTCCTGAAAGACGGTAAACGCTTCATTTGGGAATCGGAACGCACAGGCTGGAAGAACTATTATCTGTACGACCTCGGCGGCAAGCTGCTCGCCACGCTGACCAACCATCAATTTGAAACCGCGCGCAGCGCGTTGCTGGACGAAGCCAACAACGCGCTCTTTTACACCGCGCGCAGCGGCGACAATCCGAACAAGCTGCAATTGCATCGTGTCGGCTTGGACGGCAAAGGCGACAAACGGCTGACCGACCCGTCGCTCAATCACACAGTGAGCATCGCGCCCGACGGCCAACATTTCGTAGACGTCGCGCAAACGCACGCCATCCCGCCGGTCACGCGTCTGCTGGATGCGGAGGGCAAAGTCATCGAAGATCTGGGGCAGAGCGATCTGAGCAAATTCAATCAGCTTGGCTTGAAGAAAAACGAAGTCTTCAAATTCAAAGCGGCGGATGGCGTGACCGATCTCTACGGCATCCTGAGCTTCCCGTCGAATTTCGATCCGAGCAAAAAGTACCCGCTGTTGGTCAGTGTTTACGCCGGCCCCGCGACCAACGGCGCGAATGAGAACTTTGCGCCGCCCATGCCGATGGTTGAGTACGGCTTCCTGATTGCGCGGCTCGATTCGCGCAGCGCCGCCGGACGTGGCAAACGTTTCCTCGATTCGATCTACGGCAAACTCGGCACAGTCGAGATTGACGATCAAGCGGCGGGTGTCAAGGCGCTGGCCGAACGTGCCTATGTTGATCGCAATCGCGTCGGCATCTTCGGCACGTCGTATGGTGGCTATGCTTCGGCGATGGCGATCTTGCGGCATCCTGATGTCTTCGCGGCGGCGTCTGCTTCTTCACCAGTGACCGCCTGGAATCACTACGACTCGATTTATACCGAGCGTTACATGTGGATTCCGCAGGAGAACAAAGAAGGTTACGAAGCGGGCAGCGCGATGAATTACGCCGACAAGTTGAAAGGCCGCTTGATGCTGTATTACGGCACAGCAGACAACAACGTGCATCCGAACAATTCGATGCAACTGATCGCGGCGCTGCAACGCGCGGGCAAGAGCTTCGACGTGCAGGTCGGCCCTGATCGCGGGCACTCCGGCATCAACACTGAACGGATGATGGAATTTTTCATCGAGAATCTGGTGCTGAAAACGGCGCAGCCTTGA
- the lipA gene encoding lipoyl synthase has product MALPKQRVPKPEWLKIRLQMGEDYQTVNRLMNSLNLNTVCQEARCPNIYECWSNRTATFMIAGDTCTRRCGFCAVSKGEPKPLDVNEPQHVAEAVKTLNLQHAVITGVNRDDKADGGAEHWVATIRAVRAVNPQCKIEVLIPDFEGNDAALDLVLDAQPDVLNHNTETVPHLYKRVRPHAKYHEWTMKLLRRAAARRDAEQRGMLTKSGIMAGLGETTAEIIETMRDLRAVDCDILTIGQYLQPAPQRLKVEKFYHPAEFAEFKRLGLAMGFKYVESGPLVRSSYHAHEHKPENAYVAAAVELGRRALPVLQ; this is encoded by the coding sequence ATGGCATTACCCAAACAACGAGTTCCCAAACCGGAATGGCTGAAAATTCGGTTGCAAATGGGCGAAGACTATCAAACGGTCAATCGCCTGATGAACAGCCTCAACCTGAACACCGTCTGCCAGGAAGCGCGCTGTCCCAACATCTATGAATGCTGGTCGAATCGCACAGCGACTTTCATGATCGCGGGCGACACCTGCACGCGGCGCTGCGGTTTTTGCGCGGTCAGCAAAGGCGAACCCAAACCGCTGGATGTGAATGAACCGCAGCATGTGGCCGAGGCTGTCAAGACGCTCAACCTGCAACACGCCGTCATCACCGGCGTCAATCGCGATGACAAAGCTGATGGCGGCGCCGAACACTGGGTCGCCACGATTCGCGCCGTTCGCGCGGTCAATCCGCAATGCAAAATCGAAGTGCTGATTCCCGACTTCGAGGGCAATGACGCGGCGCTCGACCTTGTGCTCGACGCCCAGCCGGACGTGCTGAACCACAACACCGAAACCGTCCCGCATCTTTACAAACGTGTCCGCCCGCACGCCAAATACCACGAATGGACGATGAAGTTATTGCGCCGCGCCGCCGCACGCCGCGACGCCGAGCAACGCGGCATGCTCACCAAATCCGGCATCATGGCGGGCCTGGGCGAAACGACCGCAGAGATCATCGAAACGATGCGCGATTTGCGCGCGGTGGATTGCGACATCCTGACCATCGGCCAATACCTGCAACCCGCGCCGCAACGCTTGAAGGTCGAAAAGTTTTATCATCCCGCTGAGTTTGCCGAATTCAAACGGCTGGGCTTGGCGATGGGCTTCAAATACGTCGAATCCGGCCCGCTGGTGCGGTCGAGTTATCACGCGCACGAGCACAAACCGGAGAATGCCTACGTGGCGGCGGCGGTTGAATTGGGGCGACGCGCGTTGCCGGTGCTGCAATAG